The following are encoded together in the Mycolicibacterium arabiense genome:
- a CDS encoding methyltransferase: MTVPSKPKAPPAWLIDGIGRVRSVLTDASRAAVPPNIVLLEMAQGAWLTQALYIAAELGIADALRDGPRTADDVAQLVDAKPDATYRVMRALAANGVLTLRRDGRFALTRVGQALRSDHEGSMAPMIKLVGRAEHWEHWSRLMHSVRTGQTAVEALRGMSAWDYLESNPEYAAVFNDAMTGVSAVAIETAVPLYDFADRKLVVDVGGGHGALLAKILTQTPTARGVLFDLPTVVEGARPILAAAGVADRCTVEDGSFFDSVPDGADAYVMKTVIHDWDDEEAVAILRNVRTAIADGGKLLLFEMVLPEGAPPHPGMLLDLEMLVHAGGRERTAREYADLLARGGFRLKRVIATPGPMSIVEALPA, translated from the coding sequence ATGACCGTGCCGAGCAAACCCAAGGCGCCCCCCGCCTGGCTGATCGACGGCATCGGACGCGTGCGTTCGGTGCTCACCGACGCGAGCCGAGCCGCCGTGCCGCCCAACATCGTCCTACTCGAGATGGCCCAGGGCGCATGGCTGACCCAGGCGCTCTACATCGCAGCGGAACTCGGTATCGCCGACGCCCTGCGGGACGGACCGCGCACCGCCGACGACGTCGCCCAACTGGTCGACGCCAAACCCGACGCGACGTACCGGGTGATGCGGGCGCTGGCCGCCAACGGCGTGCTGACGCTGCGCCGCGACGGACGGTTCGCCCTGACCCGCGTCGGGCAGGCGCTGCGATCGGACCACGAGGGGTCGATGGCTCCAATGATCAAGCTCGTCGGACGCGCCGAGCACTGGGAGCACTGGAGCCGGCTGATGCACTCGGTGCGGACCGGGCAGACGGCCGTGGAGGCCCTCCGAGGCATGTCGGCCTGGGACTACCTCGAGTCCAATCCGGAGTACGCCGCAGTGTTCAACGACGCCATGACCGGCGTGTCCGCCGTCGCCATCGAAACCGCGGTCCCCCTCTACGATTTCGCGGACCGCAAGCTCGTCGTCGACGTCGGCGGCGGCCACGGCGCCCTGCTCGCGAAGATCCTGACCCAGACGCCCACGGCGCGGGGCGTGCTGTTCGACCTGCCAACGGTCGTCGAGGGCGCCCGACCGATCCTGGCGGCAGCAGGAGTCGCCGACCGGTGCACCGTCGAGGACGGGTCGTTCTTCGACTCGGTGCCCGACGGCGCCGACGCCTACGTGATGAAGACCGTCATCCACGACTGGGACGACGAGGAGGCAGTGGCGATCCTGCGCAACGTCCGAACCGCGATCGCCGATGGCGGCAAGCTCCTGCTATTCGAGATGGTGCTGCCCGAAGGCGCACCACCGCACCCCGGGATGCTGCTCGACCTCGAGATGCTCGTGCACGCCGGCGGCCGCGAGCGCACTGCACGCGAGTACGCAGACCTCCTGGCGCGTGGTGGGTTCCGGCTCAAACGCGTCATCGCGACCCCGGGTCCAATGTCCATCGTCGAGGCGCTGCCGGCGTGA